One Rhea pennata isolate bPtePen1 chromosome 15, bPtePen1.pri, whole genome shotgun sequence genomic window, ACCCCCTCCCTCGCACCCTGTCTGCAGCACTAACTTTTCACATCATGGGAAAATGGACAGTGGCTGTAAATTGCTCATGTTGGATTTGctattgaaatgaaaaagggttttttgttctgttttaaatgaagtCCCATATGTTTTTAGTTAGTGCAGGAACCTCCCTCCTCACCAGCGCCTTCTACCAAGGCAATAAAAGCCCCTTTCTCgtcccctccccctcccctccggacagctctgcagagaagagatggcaggatttaaaagcaaaacacagccCAGCAGCCCAAATGCCACAGGCCTCATGATTTGCATAATCAAATGCAGCAATGACTGGcatggggaagggaggggaacGAGGTGAAGCCGTCCCCGCTCAGGGTAGCAGCGACTCCGTAGTACTCCCGGCAGCGCGAGGATCTGTCTTGGCAGCCCGGCTTAGAAGGCCTTGCAAGAGGACAAAAGCCATGAGATGCTACAAACTCTGCTCTTCAGACAGACTTGAAAAGAGCACAAGCGAGCATCTGCTGGCAGCTAGGAGCGTGTGCCGTGGGGatccagctccagcagcaggcTTGATGCTCCCCAACGCGGGGCTCGGCTCCTCCGCGCACGGGCGCCACGTCCCAGAACAGAGCCCAGCTCCCACCTGGCTTGTTACTTCTGACCTGGTATTTAAAaccttcctctctccctgcttctgctgctctccATCCATGTTTCCAGTCTGTAAGCGTAACTGCACCTCTCTTCTGTCGTGTTGATGCGGGAGGAGTGAGGGGACATGGGCTCGGCCTCCGGAGCAGTGGGTGCTGAGGGGGTCTCTGCAGGGCTGGCTGTGAAGCAGGCAGCAGTTTGATGTAGTGGGCAACTGCTCTGGCTTCCTATGCCCTCCTTTGTAAACACCCTGTTCTCAGCATTAGATCCTTAAAACACATCTTTAAAGCATTACTGATTAAGCTAGTTTAAGCTCTCTACTACTTTCCTTTGGCTGTAAATGAGGGAAGATGACTAAGATGGGATAGAACACTAACAGCTTCCTGACAGAGATGTTTGACCAGGGAAGGGTCCAGGCCACGAAGAGCTAGAGGGTTCCTCTTCCCTCTTACCAAGCTGTGACAATTCCCCAAGCCCAGCTCTTGTGGCTGCTGTGTATTTCAGATCACATTTCAAAGCAGCACTTGGAAGGGACTGGACACAGTGGGGCACAGTCAAGTACAAAACCACTTTTCCCTGCTAAATGCAAATGGTGGCGATAGCATGGGAGCCGAGGACTGTTCTGAACGCAACGTCTGGCTCAGGCTGTTGTTGCCCTGTGTTACTCTCCAGAGCTGCTGAATTGCAAATGAGTGGCCTTTGGTTTAGTCAGAGCACTAGGGATATTGTTAAGGTTCTGTgtatatttcataaatattgaGCTAAAAGGTGCCTTATAACATTTACTGCTCTCCTCAGCAGCTTAACCCGCCTTGGCACAGCGTGAGAGGGGCTGAGGGCAGCAGCGGAGTCCAGGGTGTTGGGCTTCGCTGGGGGGAGCAGCTGATGCGCGTGGCTGTTACCTAGCTGCTGACAGAGCATGGAAACCCTCAGGGGCTGAAGGACATGATTTCTCTGTTATGAAAATGCAGAAGGTTGAATGGATGAACAGGtttaaaagtgattttggaGAGGAACTGGTGCAGGTGTTTGGCTATTGGTGATGAGACTGGGAGCAGGACGATGGATCAGGATGCGGGGAGGTTTACCTCCCTTCTGGTACTCCGCTGTTAACACGATGCCTCTTTTCTACTACACTTCAAAGACAATTAGTTCCTTTCCTGTTGGTCACAAAAACCATTTGCTTCCAAATACGTAATCTACTGAAGAATCTCTACATTTTCATGGTACGCATGTTACTTTCTGTGCCTGCAGAGCCAAACCTCAGACAGCGTTACCATCTGCAAAGGGCACAATGTTCCCCATTACATTATGAAGTAACCGTCACAAGCCATGATGTATGTCAGAAGGCAAAGAAGTGTTTGTAAATACTACACTTCTCATACAAAACTAGACCCGTGTagtggagggggaaaaaagtacatGTGGTTTTGAACGCAGATCAAAAGAAATCAGGTGTGCGAGTATGTACTGATGAGGTTTTAAAATCTTAGTCTCTGCTTAGTCCATGGAAACTGCTCCTGGTTAAAGCACTTACATTGCTGACATCTTGTAGCGTGGTAGTAATTATTCAGTTCCTTTACAtttaacttggaaaaaagaaatcaatcaaGTGTAAGGCTGTTAGCTGCATTGTAAAAACATAATGTACACTGTAATGTCAGTAATAAACTTGGTTTTGCCATGTACAACTTATTTGCTCATTCTTCATCTGTTTGGTAGGCAACTTCAGAGTGAAATTACATCTTTCTTGAGTGCATTATAAACTTTGCTTCCTCCCTTGCCTGTTTAAAGAGTAGCTGAAATTAGCCCTTTGAAGCTCTACACTGAAGTCAGCACTGCCCTTTCtttgaagaacaaaaaacagCCGTTACTGATGTTCCTTCTCAGCTTCTGAGGTACGCATTAGCCTGGATGCTGTAGCTGCTGTAATCCCTCCTAGCACAAACAAAACCCATCTGTAAGAAGAGTCTTGGTTTCTCTTTGGGGGTGATGGACAGTTCTTGGATGACTCCAAGATCTATACCAGGTCTTCTAAGTATAAATCAGAGAAATTtgaaagcagagagggaaacTCACTGCAGCCTCTtagataaagagaaaaatgttaatgatgCAGCTGTTTCATTGTCCCCAGTGCTGCCTGCATTCAAGAAAGTACTGCTCATCTCCAGCACCCACTGTGGGATTCAAATACATAGTTAAAAGCTGTCCAACTGAGGCCTTAAATTTGAACAGCTTTGCCTGGATCAGTTTGTCTTGAGCTCATCCAGAGTAAAAATGGCCATGTTTGGCTAAAGTGGCAATAAGAGTGAAGCCTGGCTGGCTTGTCTGTTGCCCACTGTGCTCTGTACTTCCCCAGGCTTCCTGTGCTACCAGAACTCAAGGTTGCCCATCCAGGCAGTGGCCTCCTCTGATCCGGCTTATGAAGCCTTCAGCTGTACCTTGTTATATGCAGTATCCCTCTCTGCTAAGGCTAGAGCGGCAACTTGGCATGTTGTGTGCTGCCTGCTCTCAGCTAGCAGGGCTGGTTGCTATGGTCTCATGCTTTGGGGAGGTCACCAGTACTCTTCTCCCcctgctgtgtgctgcagagatgccagcaAACCCTATAAGTGGGGAGGAAACACCCTCACCTTTATTAAATGTGTATTtacaagcagcagcaggttcTGCAGGACAGAGTTTCTCACCAGCTGCTCCTGACACTGCATAGCCTGATGCTCTTCTGGGCCACATACAAGCATTCAGACAGGACCGGGAGCCTGCAGGACTGATGCACTTTCAAAGACACTTTTTCCCTCCTGAGAGCTCAGCCATTGCAGGTAAGCTTCTCCCTCCCCAGAGATgctgagctggctgcagctcctcTTTCCCTGCAGTTGCATACAGCCCCATGCAAAACATCCTTACTAGGGCTCagctcttggctgctgctgtgctgaagcAGCTTTGTTGCTCTAGGAAGACTGGTTGATCTGTCAGCATCTCTTAGCAGCTGGGCAAATGTCTTGATTGAGGCACTCTCTGCAGCGAGGATTCACAGGCAGGCAGGTCTGCTGACCAAAGCCCACCAAGAGCCAGTTTATCTCCCTCCAGAGATCCCTGAAGTGGGAAGAGAGAGTGAGCCATCCAATGCAGTTATTCAGAGGTTAAAGAACAGTCCATGCTTTTAAATGGATACTTTTCCCCCTACGGCTTCTTCCATTTGGCTCCTCAAGCCTACTGGAGGTGGGTCCCAGCCTGCTGCTAAGTGCAGCCCTCCCAACTTTCCTTATCCCTCTGAAATGAGGGTAGTAGGAGGAGCATGGGGGGGAGCATGGGACAAAGGAAGCACAGGTGATCGTTGTCAAGTGCTAAGGCACAGGCCAGATGTGGAAATGTGACAGACCAGGAAGCACTACCTGCTGATTAGCATTCACTACAGAAGATTCAGCATCACTGAAGGCTAGAATCCAACTGTGGTCTAATGCTACAGTGGCTATCAGGCTCAGCAAGGTCACACATGGAAGAACACTACGCTTGGGGCACGGTAAACTTGTCTAGGCAAGAGATGAGCATCAAGGCCTCCAGGTACTCTGCAGCAATAGTGATGTTTGATACTTCTGACAGCAGAGAAATAGCCAAgatactgctgctgctctctgggaGATAAGttcccccttaaaaaaaaaagagagacctGGATTGCAGTCACTGAAAATACCATTAGCAGAATTGTGGGCAGATACAGTTCCTGCAACTAGCATGAAGGGGCTTGTATGGAGAAAGGAGACTGGGGTGTCAGATCTTACCTGGGCAGCCAGTCCTCCAGTGCCACCCGAGTTTCCTCAGGGGATCTGGTCTCCTTCTTCACCCACTTCAGCCTGTTTGTGATTCTGTGCACATGGGTGTCCACACCTAGCATGGGAGATGCAGAACTTAAGTGGAAGAAGACATGCCTGCATGGAGGCAGCAAAACCAAGGCTGCTTGTTGCAGCAAACCAGATGCAACACCCTGCAATGGGCTTCCTTCATGGCCCTACAGTAATGGCGCaggcaaaacagaaaggagGGGTCAGCGTCAGAACAAACATGCTGGTTTCTTCCTAGGACTAGAGCCAAAAGCAGAGGGGGATGGATATCTCACACCATACAGCTAGCAACATACGGACCCACTCTGACACAGCCAGTCCTGGACTCTCTCCCTCTGTGTTGCAGCTGATGTTATGCAAGTTGCAatctctgccctttcctttACCCAGatggaaaacacatttcataATACCTACTAAGACAAGGGGGCCTGTGAGGCTTAAATGAgtgtttataaaatactttgagCTAAAAAGCTCTGAATGCAAAGTATATTATTGTTAGATCAGCAGCGATAAACCTGTCTCTATGGCTAATTGGGCAAAACCCAGGAAATTGCTGTAAACAGGAAGACTTAAGTCTTGCCTCTTAAATCAAAACTGAACACACAATTATTTGGAAAACAGTTGGCTAGTTTGGCTCCCTCTAGACTTCCCTCCCCCACAGCCAGGAGAGACTCAGAGATCCAAAATGCTGTTGAATCTCGCACAAGAACCACATTTTGTACAGCTGACAGTCACCAGTGGGGCTGTAGGAGTCGGCTGCTGCCCGCACCTTGGGGATTTTCAGTGACCTTGGGATTGCACACTCACTTCAGCAGGAGTCACTCATCAGGTGGCACCATTACCAGCTTTCCCAGGGCTCCTCCAATAAGCAGCAAATACACTTGGAATATTAATCTGTCCCCTGAGGCCCCCAGGCTGTGCGGCGCGCTGGAGTGCTGCGGCCGATCTTCCAGCCCCATCTGCCGGCTGCCGCAGGCAGCGCCACAGCCATGGTCTCACCTGCGCTTTCAAAACTAACGCTGTGCAGAAATGAATCTGGCCCAGGTCTGTCCCAGCCCATCCTCCACCACAGCCTCCCAGACTCCCGTTGCTAAAGTACACGGTTCCATAGCACATGGTACAGCTAAGCACTCACTACACTTGGGGTTCAAGAAacatggcacagaaacaaatgcaCCTTTTGCGACAAGCCTACTACCCAGCTAAATGTCCAGCCACAAGAACTAAATCGCATCAGAAGGTCAGCAACCACACACTGCCTGGAACCAAATCCTTCTGCAACTCATCAGGAACTACTCACAGCAACTCATCAGTTGTAAGAGGTCGAGGACTGTGTCCTTCACccacacaaatacaaaatttagtCTGCAGGTGGCTAAACCGAAGTGATGCTGTTAGGGTCATGGGGCAGGCAGTTTACACAGCTTGCAATGCTTACCCTCTGCCCCAGGAATAGATCAGGCAGGATCTAGGAGAAGAGAAACCTGGAGAACATGGTCCAACCTACCGATCCCAGACACACTGTTCCAAGCAATGTGCATAGCCAAGTGGGCCATTTTGGGCCCCACTCCTGGCAGCTTCACCAGCTCCTCCACAGTACTTGGTATGTCACCCCCATACTTCTGCTTCAGGATGGCTGTCGtctgttttatgtatttcaCCTTGTTCTGAAAAACCAAAGGGAAAAGTAGAAAATCCAAGTTCCCCTTcaatatagggaaaaaaaagaaaaacagctcagaAAACAACCCATTCCTGAGTGTATGTTACATGTGAGGCCATGCACTTGAGTTTGCAGAGGGGAGACAGAGgccttttatttctccttgaaagcaaaatgctgaaaCATGGTTAGCTCTAATCTCCTCTGCATGCTCAAGGCGCTGCAGCAAACAATCCTGCTGTGGATACAAATTGCTAAGCTTGGCGTAAAGCACTGCATTCCAGGGAAAAGATCACCAAGGGGTATGAAAATACCACCACAAACAGGCTGAATATAGGCTAGGGACATATCTCTCAGGAGCAGGGCAGATTCACACCCACCTACTGCCTTCACCACCTGCCTGCAGCACAGGGACGCGGCCTGTGCAGCCGGAGCCAGCACTCGCCCGCCGTCCCGCCGGGGCCTCCAGGGTGGCTCAGAGAGCTGCGTGAGAGCAGCGAGAGGTGGAGGGGCTTCCTCATCACGCACGCCCGGCCCTGCTGCGATTCTGCACTCACCCTCCAGAATCCTACAGGATAAATGATCTGGCCAAGTGTCACATCATCCATCTGCAAAATACTGTCGACTGTGAGGCCACGCTGCCTCAGGCGCAACATGGCTGCTGATGTCACCTCGTCCTTGGTCTGGCTGGACAACATCAGTGAAAGCAGAACCTGGTAGCGCATAACCTGGGGAAAGGGGAGACAGTGAGACACCCAAAAGGCTCTGAGAGGATCCTGTCAGCTTTTGGGCTGAGTTCTCAAACCCAGAAGCATCTTCATTCCAGTGCATAGTAAGAAGCTATCCACCCATAAGAGACtacaaggcagaaaaagaaattagtaaCCTTTTACTTCCCCACCACATAAaaagggggagagaagaaaCACCTCCTCCAACCTAAGCAATCAGTATGTGTGaaagggcagagagcagctactGTCTAGGGGATTAGTGGGATCTCATATGCAAGCACTTCGGTGCTTAGCCACAGAGGGCCAGACAAAGTTTTTCCTGATAGTGGTACTCTGGAGATTTCACAGGAAGTGGAAATGCCCATCAACCTTTCATGCAACTTGTTCTCTTAagttgcttctgaaaatcctgtCCATTTTCCACTAAACTTCAGTAGGAACCAAGTATCTGACTGTAATGAGCTGCTTAGCGAACCTATCCTATAGAAATGAGATAAAAAGCAGAGATCAGGAAATGGCACACAGCAACTAGCAAAGTTCCTCTGATGCAATCATGCAGAGTTTGGCCCAGACGATTCAtctcttgtttttcagttgattttttCCCAGCTGATTCTGCTCTATGGTCCCACCTGTCCCCACCAGGAggatgatatttaaaaaaaaaaaaaaaaaaaaaaaataggtgcAGGACAACATGGGTTACAATCCTTCTTCCAGCTCCCTTGCAAGCAAAGATTACAAAACCAGAGGCACATCAGGAAAAATCTAAGAGCGTGAAAGCTGTGTGAAGAGTACTGATGTTGTACTGAGGGTTACAATATCTACTTTATCTTGTAAGGAACAGCTCTGCTCCCCTAGGGAAAAGAGTTATTTCCTAATCTTGCATTGTCTCTCCCCCTGGCCCCACTGCTGCACTTGATGCTGGCCCGCATGTTTGCAGAGCATAACACACTGCCTGAAGCTGCAGTCAAAGCTGACCGTTTTCACCAGGGATCCAAGCCCCAGACATGACCCCTGCAACAGGGAGAGTATTACATGCAATGAGGCCGTGCAGCTGCGTCTTGAAGATCCTTCCCCCTGAGCCCTGCAGGTCAGCATGGAATACACAGCTCACGCTGCTCTCCTCAGTCTGCCTGCTGGTTATCTCCATGTTCCCACACGAATGATCCGCATGGATCGTGCATCCCTGCAGCCACGCATCCCAGCACAGTGCTACGGCCTTGctctcctttgttttttgtaCTGATGCAAATGCTCCCCTTGGAGGGTGATGTCATTTGGGGCCTTTGATTCCGTTCCCAGGCTTGGGGAGCACAGTGCCATCCCCAGCATGGCCCTTCCTTTCAACTAGTATCCCCTTAAAAGTGAGTCATGAGAGGGGAGGAAGCCAATCCATGGTTCTGTACTGTTCTGAGGAGTATAAAAGCAGCCTGTAAAGTTTCCACGAGCTGCCCTCGCCTTCTCACtgtgctctgtttttcctttctgttacaGAGCCATCTTGCTGCATACTTTCCTGGGATTCCTacagagatttttaagaaaaaagggaCATGCCTTCATGCTCTTCCAGCCTACCTCAAAAGACAGTGCTGCCACAATACATTTCCAGAGTTTTCACTCCAAGCCCAAAATCGTATTTTTGCCTCAGCTCCTACTCCTGGTTCATCCTGATACTTCTGAAAGCAATTTAAGCAGACAACAAGGACTTCTCACAACTGTGTTTGCTAGCCAGCTTCTAACGCTAAGCATGGGCTGAATGTgagtgaaaaacaaatcagaaaagacCCACTGCCATTCTATAAGGACCCCTGGAAGCCAAAGAGCCAGGTATAGGAGAGGGAGCTGCTGACTCTCCTGCCCCAGTGGGATAAACTGTTTGCTTATACATATACTTGCGCAGCAACCTCTCATGGGACTGATCTGAACCTAAAGTACGGATACATCCTGcttttttcatctgttctgGAGATATCCAGATTGGGACATAAAAAGGTGGCAACATATCTGCCACCTTCTAAGAGTGCAGAACGGGCTATGCTGAGGAGCATGAAGGAGACCAGAAGGCTGCAAAAGTGAGGCTGTACTTTCGTGCGCCTATCCTCTAAGCAGAGCAACAGGGTGTTACCTGTGGAGGTGCGCTGCTGTCATAACACTTATCCACTCCCATCTGATCCACAGgagcatccctgctgctcctcattTCCTGGATACGCTCCAGCTGCTGCCGCCAGTTCTTTGGCTCCCACTTTGGTCTCTTGGGCTCAGGCACCCCTTCCTCAGCGCCATCCCGCTCCACAGACTCATAGGCAATAGCAACGCTCttccccctcccgccgcgctTTGGGACACGGGCTGTACTGCCGAGCTGGCTTGCTGCAAGACACAGGAGAGACTTTTGGGGGAGAACCGAGGCCTTGGTCTCCCACCGGcgcgcccagcccggcccggcgcgctcACCCTGGGGAGCACCGCGCCAGGCAGACTCTCCTTCCCCGTGACCCCAGCGCTGCAGTAACACACGGCTTGGCGTCCGGCCTGCTGCCGGAGCCCAGGGCCACCGCGTGGCCGGCGGGGCGAGAGGGGCCGGCGAGCGCTGCGGGCAAGGCCTGGGCGAGGCCCCTGCCGGCGCACAGGGCCGCACCAGGCCGCTGGGACCGCAACCCCTGGGGGGCTGCAGACGCGCCCATCACGCCCGCctcggggaggggaggggaggccgGCGCCTCCGTACCTcctgccgccggcgccccctgggccccggccccggccccggccgtgctcagccgccgggccgccgcccgcccgccgcgggccgccgcgcacatggcggccggcggctccctcCCGCCGCTGCACTACAAGCCCCGGCATGCCCCGCGGTGGGTCACGTGAGGCCGCACAGAGCCGGAAGCGGCGGGACTTCCGCTCGGAGGGGGCGGGGTGCGGCGGCCGCTGGAGGGGTCCGGCGCTGCGCTGGGCGTGGGCCGGGGCCTGCTGCGCCGGGGGTGGGTGTCAGCGCCGGGGCTggcgccgcgggctgccgcggTTGCCtgcggggctgggctgggcggGGGAGGGGCCTGCCCTAGGT contains:
- the NTHL1 gene encoding endonuclease III-like protein 1, producing the protein MCAAARGGRAAARRLSTAGAGAGAQGAPAAGASQLGSTARVPKRGGRGKSVAIAYESVERDGAEEGVPEPKRPKWEPKNWRQQLERIQEMRSSRDAPVDQMGVDKCYDSSAPPQVMRYQVLLSLMLSSQTKDEVTSAAMLRLRQRGLTVDSILQMDDVTLGQIIYPVGFWRNKVKYIKQTTAILKQKYGGDIPSTVEELVKLPGVGPKMAHLAMHIAWNSVSGIGVDTHVHRITNRLKWVKKETRSPEETRVALEDWLPRDLWREINWLLVGFGQQTCLPVNPRCRECLNQDICPAAKRC